A window of Sphingobacterium sp. SRCM116780 contains these coding sequences:
- the argS gene encoding arginine--tRNA ligase: MANSIQTRLIEVTVQAVKELYHAEISENQITLQETRKEFEGQITIVTFPVTRFSKKSPEQTGTEIGEYLKANIAEITDFNVIKGFLNICLSDQYWISLLNDTIVKSDFGVFPSNGKRLMVEYSSPNTNKPLHLGHIRNNLLGYSVSEILKAYGYDVIKANLVNDRGIHICKSMLAWQKFGNGETPESTGMKGDHLVGKYYVVFDKEYKKEIESLKEAGQSEEDAKKNAPLIKEAQAMLQQWEAGDEAVIELWKTMNSWVYAGFEKTYKQLGVDFDKYYYESNTYLLGKDIIQEGLDNGVFFRKEDNSVWIDLTAEGLDEKLVLRGDGTSVYITQDLGTAQLKYDEFNMNDSIYVVGNEQDYHFKVLFLILKKLGKSWADGLFHLSYGMVDLPSGKMKSREGTVVDADDLMDEMIETAKERTEELGKTEGLSEENKKVLYNTIGMGALKYFLLKVDPKKRVLFDPKESVDFQGNTGPFIQYTYARIKSVLSKANFDDNATVSIPSSISAYERDLIMSLGNFPSIIEISAQEFSPAQMSNYIYDVAKLYNKFYHEETILKAEIEDVKNFRLHLSASSARIIAKGMNLLGIEVPERM; the protein is encoded by the coding sequence ATGGCGAATTCTATTCAAACCAGACTTATTGAAGTCACTGTTCAAGCTGTAAAAGAGCTTTATCATGCAGAAATTTCTGAAAATCAAATTACTTTGCAAGAAACACGCAAAGAGTTTGAAGGACAAATTACTATTGTAACTTTTCCTGTAACCCGATTTTCTAAGAAATCTCCTGAGCAAACAGGGACTGAGATTGGCGAATATTTGAAAGCAAATATTGCAGAGATTACAGATTTTAATGTTATTAAAGGGTTTTTGAATATTTGCCTTTCAGATCAGTACTGGATTTCTTTATTGAATGATACCATAGTGAAAAGTGATTTTGGTGTATTCCCTTCAAATGGTAAACGATTAATGGTAGAATATTCTTCCCCTAATACAAATAAGCCATTGCATTTAGGGCATATTCGTAACAATCTGTTAGGTTATTCTGTTTCCGAAATTTTAAAAGCATATGGTTATGACGTGATTAAAGCAAATTTGGTTAATGATCGTGGAATCCATATTTGTAAATCCATGTTAGCATGGCAGAAATTTGGAAACGGAGAAACCCCAGAATCAACGGGTATGAAAGGTGACCATTTAGTCGGTAAATATTATGTTGTTTTTGATAAGGAATATAAAAAGGAAATCGAATCGTTAAAAGAAGCTGGTCAATCAGAAGAAGATGCCAAGAAAAATGCACCATTGATTAAAGAAGCACAAGCGATGTTACAACAATGGGAAGCTGGTGATGAGGCTGTGATCGAACTTTGGAAAACGATGAATAGTTGGGTATATGCTGGTTTTGAAAAAACATATAAACAATTGGGCGTTGATTTCGATAAATATTATTACGAATCAAACACCTATTTATTAGGAAAAGATATTATACAAGAAGGTTTAGATAATGGTGTTTTCTTTAGAAAAGAAGATAACTCTGTATGGATTGACTTGACTGCAGAAGGATTAGATGAAAAATTGGTCTTGCGTGGTGACGGAACTTCCGTATATATTACACAAGACTTAGGCACTGCGCAATTAAAATATGATGAATTCAATATGAATGATTCTATTTATGTGGTTGGTAATGAGCAAGATTACCACTTCAAGGTTTTGTTTCTTATTTTGAAAAAATTAGGTAAATCTTGGGCAGATGGTTTATTCCATCTATCCTATGGTATGGTTGATTTACCTTCTGGTAAAATGAAATCTCGTGAGGGTACTGTTGTTGATGCAGATGATTTGATGGATGAAATGATTGAGACTGCAAAAGAACGTACGGAAGAATTGGGGAAAACAGAAGGTCTATCTGAAGAAAACAAGAAAGTGCTTTATAATACTATTGGGATGGGAGCTTTGAAATATTTCTTGTTAAAAGTTGATCCTAAGAAACGGGTATTATTCGATCCAAAGGAATCTGTTGATTTTCAAGGAAATACAGGTCCTTTTATCCAGTACACGTACGCTCGTATTAAATCAGTGCTTTCAAAAGCAAACTTTGATGATAACGCAACAGTATCGATCCCTTCTTCTATATCAGCTTACGAGCGAGACTTGATCATGAGTTTAGGAAATTTTCCGAGTATTATTGAGATTTCAGCTCAAGAATTTAGTCCTGCTCAAATGTCAAATTATATCTATGATGTTGCGAAGTTGTATAATAAATTCTATCATGAAGAGACAATTTTAAAAGCTGAAATTGAAGATGTGAAAAACTTCCGTTTACATTTATCGGCTTCTTCTGCGAGAATTATTGCTAAAGGAATGAATTTATTAGGAATAGAAGTTCCTGAACGTATGTAA
- a CDS encoding oxidoreductase, with protein sequence MMTQKIRVGLVGFGISGQVFHAPIMRSVPELELVKVTARKEEQKVILREKYPTAEAVDHIDAILEDDSIDLVVIATSNDMHYPFAKQALLAGKHVVVEKPFTNTSEQADELITLAKGKGKILSVYHNLRFNSDFRTILNVVKDERLGGIKNFEVRYDRFRNHLRPNAWREDNLPGSGIFYDLGAHLIDQTLQLFGKPNALFADLSIQRPRAKAIDHFELLLYYPEMRVSLKGGMLAKEPTPRYTIFALNGNFLKNGVDSQEALLRAGKFPDEDPNWGKEDPAIYGKLNLLLDGQDIEETIPSKLGSYPDYYQNIAHAILGKEKLIVTPEQARDVIRIIELGVLSQEKRCVIPLDNQLIAY encoded by the coding sequence ATGATGACTCAAAAAATTCGTGTTGGTCTAGTAGGATTTGGTATTTCTGGACAAGTGTTCCATGCTCCTATAATGCGATCCGTTCCTGAACTGGAGTTGGTCAAAGTAACTGCCCGTAAAGAGGAGCAAAAAGTAATTCTAAGAGAAAAATATCCTACAGCAGAAGCTGTAGATCATATCGATGCTATATTAGAAGATGATTCCATTGATTTGGTGGTCATAGCAACCTCAAATGATATGCATTACCCATTTGCTAAGCAAGCACTGCTAGCAGGTAAACATGTTGTGGTTGAAAAACCATTTACTAATACTTCTGAGCAAGCAGATGAATTAATTACGTTAGCGAAAGGAAAAGGTAAAATATTATCTGTATACCATAACTTAAGGTTCAATTCAGACTTTAGAACTATTCTTAATGTGGTGAAAGATGAACGTTTAGGGGGGATTAAAAATTTTGAAGTTCGTTATGATCGTTTTCGTAATCATTTGCGACCAAATGCTTGGCGAGAAGATAACCTACCAGGTTCGGGTATTTTTTATGACCTAGGTGCCCATTTGATTGATCAAACATTACAACTATTTGGTAAACCAAATGCTTTGTTTGCAGATTTAAGTATCCAAAGACCAAGAGCAAAAGCCATTGATCATTTCGAATTGCTACTTTATTACCCTGAAATGCGTGTATCATTAAAAGGAGGGATGTTAGCAAAGGAACCTACGCCTCGTTATACTATCTTTGCTTTAAATGGGAATTTTCTGAAAAATGGAGTAGACTCTCAAGAGGCTTTGCTACGTGCAGGTAAATTTCCTGATGAAGATCCAAATTGGGGAAAAGAGGACCCTGCTATATATGGTAAGCTCAATTTATTACTAGATGGTCAGGATATAGAAGAAACCATTCCGTCCAAATTAGGAAGTTACCCAGATTATTACCAAAATATAGCACATGCTATTTTGGGTAAAGAGAAACTAATCGTAACCCCAGAGCAAGCACGAGATGTTATTCGAATCATTGAATTAGGTGTTCTAAGTCAGGAGAAACGCTGTGTAATACCTTTAGATAATCAATTAATCGCTTACTAA
- a CDS encoding NAD(P)/FAD-dependent oxidoreductase, whose translation MKQYDAIIVGGGACGLMCAAQAGLLGKSVLVVERNDKVGAKILISGGGRCNYTNLGTSIDNFVSENPQFLKSVFSQWTVEDTLDFFESHGIFGEEKTLGQLFPSTNKAKDVVAVFTQILYDTNQDIVLNSLVKAVEKNEEGFLITIENKKGEQHLKTKKVVMASGGLPVYKLGASDFAIRVAKKFELAIVPTAPALVPLTITGKDADWYASLAGNSVFSRVYNKEISFEENILFTHWGLSGPAILQISSYWRAGEEFYIDLLPQFKLEELIKEERNQGGKRLVSHMLNDYFTKRMVEALGKLLPIETKIASLSKTDAKLIIDTIHKFKVKPAGDKGYDKAEVMRGGVSTAALNPKTLESKQVAGLFFGGETVDVTGWLGGYNFQWAWASGYAIAQAI comes from the coding sequence ATGAAGCAGTATGATGCCATCATAGTAGGTGGAGGAGCGTGTGGTTTGATGTGTGCTGCTCAAGCGGGATTATTGGGGAAAAGTGTCTTAGTGGTTGAACGAAATGATAAAGTAGGTGCAAAAATTTTGATTTCAGGAGGGGGACGATGTAATTACACAAATCTAGGAACAAGTATTGATAATTTCGTTTCCGAAAATCCACAGTTTTTAAAATCCGTATTCAGTCAATGGACAGTTGAGGATACGTTAGATTTTTTTGAATCTCATGGTATTTTTGGAGAAGAAAAAACATTAGGACAATTATTCCCTTCTACGAATAAAGCGAAAGATGTTGTTGCTGTTTTTACGCAGATCCTGTATGATACGAATCAAGATATTGTATTAAATTCGTTAGTTAAAGCTGTCGAAAAAAACGAGGAAGGCTTTCTCATAACCATTGAAAATAAGAAAGGCGAACAGCATTTGAAAACGAAAAAAGTGGTGATGGCAAGTGGAGGACTCCCTGTTTATAAACTAGGTGCATCAGACTTTGCCATCCGCGTTGCAAAAAAATTTGAACTAGCTATTGTGCCAACAGCTCCCGCATTAGTACCCTTAACGATTACTGGAAAAGATGCCGATTGGTATGCTTCTTTAGCAGGCAATTCTGTATTCTCTCGAGTTTATAATAAAGAAATCAGTTTCGAAGAGAATATTTTATTTACACATTGGGGCTTAAGTGGTCCCGCTATTTTACAGATCTCTTCTTATTGGCGTGCAGGTGAAGAGTTTTATATAGACTTGTTACCTCAGTTTAAGTTAGAAGAATTGATTAAAGAAGAACGAAATCAAGGAGGTAAACGTTTGGTGTCTCACATGCTAAATGATTATTTTACAAAAAGAATGGTCGAAGCATTAGGTAAGTTATTACCGATAGAAACTAAAATTGCATCTTTAAGTAAAACAGATGCAAAATTAATTATCGATACCATTCACAAGTTTAAAGTAAAACCAGCAGGAGATAAAGGTTACGATAAAGCTGAAGTTATGCGAGGAGGTGTCTCTACAGCTGCATTAAACCCAAAAACTTTAGAAAGTAAGCAAGTTGCTGGTTTATTTTTTGGAGGTGAAACCGTTGATGTTACAGGCTGGTTAGGGGGATATAATTTCCAATGGGCTTGGGCTTCAGGGTATGCCATAGCACAGGCTATTTAA
- a CDS encoding sigma-54-dependent transcriptional regulator, producing the protein MSTILIIDDERAIRNSLRDILEYEDYNLLDVDNGIDGLEIIKKEKIDLVLCDIKMNKMDGMEVLETAQKTNPDLPFIMISGHGTIETAVEAAKKGAFDFLEKPLDLNRLLITVRNGLEKVSLVTETKVLKKKVTSYKTKEILGKSDAISRIKETIDRVAPTEARVLITGANGSGKELVARWLHEKSNRGEGPLIEVNCAAIPSELIESELFGHEKGSFTSAIKQRLGKFELATNGTLFLDEIGDMSLSAQAKVLRALQEHKITRVGGDKEIDVNVRVVAATNKNLLKEIDAGNFRMDLYHRLSVILIHVPSLTERVDDIPLLSKNFCEEICNEYGVPVKEITSAALKELSNLPWTGNIRELRNMIERLIILSDKSITDRDVIAFANPSNTVNAVSAINNNEDVRNNTEHHNGERVNLDNFASFQDFKDFAEREFIKYKLEKNTWNVSKTADDLDIQRSHLYSKIEKFGLKRD; encoded by the coding sequence ATGAGTACCATATTAATTATTGATGACGAACGAGCTATCAGAAATTCATTAAGAGACATCTTAGAATATGAAGATTACAATCTATTGGATGTAGATAATGGGATTGATGGTTTAGAAATTATTAAGAAGGAAAAAATAGATCTTGTTCTCTGTGATATTAAGATGAACAAAATGGATGGCATGGAAGTTCTGGAAACAGCTCAAAAAACAAATCCAGACCTCCCTTTTATTATGATTTCTGGACATGGTACGATAGAAACTGCTGTAGAAGCAGCAAAAAAGGGTGCTTTCGACTTTTTAGAAAAACCTTTAGATCTTAATCGCCTATTAATCACCGTTAGAAATGGCTTGGAGAAAGTTTCTTTGGTTACAGAGACAAAAGTTTTAAAGAAAAAAGTAACAAGCTATAAAACCAAAGAAATTCTAGGTAAATCAGATGCAATTTCTCGAATTAAGGAAACAATTGACCGTGTAGCTCCTACAGAAGCACGTGTATTAATTACAGGAGCCAATGGTTCTGGAAAGGAATTAGTTGCTCGTTGGTTACATGAAAAATCTAACCGTGGGGAAGGTCCTTTAATTGAAGTTAACTGTGCTGCAATTCCATCAGAACTAATTGAATCGGAACTATTTGGTCATGAAAAAGGATCTTTTACTTCTGCAATTAAGCAACGACTAGGTAAATTTGAGCTAGCGACTAATGGTACCTTATTCTTAGATGAAATAGGAGACATGAGCCTTTCAGCTCAAGCGAAGGTATTAAGAGCTTTACAAGAACATAAAATCACTCGGGTAGGGGGTGATAAAGAAATAGATGTCAATGTTCGTGTTGTTGCTGCAACGAATAAAAACCTGTTGAAGGAGATTGATGCAGGAAATTTTAGAATGGATTTGTACCATCGTCTTTCCGTTATTTTAATTCATGTTCCATCTCTAACAGAAAGAGTAGATGATATCCCTTTATTGTCTAAGAATTTTTGTGAAGAAATATGTAATGAATACGGGGTTCCTGTGAAAGAAATTACTTCAGCTGCATTAAAAGAATTAAGCAACTTACCTTGGACAGGTAATATCCGTGAATTACGTAACATGATTGAACGTCTCATCATTTTAAGTGATAAATCAATTACAGATAGAGATGTTATTGCTTTTGCAAATCCTTCAAATACGGTTAATGCCGTTTCCGCTATTAATAATAACGAAGATGTAAGAAATAATACGGAACATCATAATGGAGAAAGAGTTAATCTTGATAATTTTGCTTCATTCCAAGACTTTAAAGATTTCGCGGAGCGAGAATTTATAAAATATAAATTGGAAAAGAATACATGGAATGTTTCTAAAACTGCTGACGATTTAGATATACAGCGGAGCCATTTATATAGTAAGATTGAAAAATTTGGTCTTAAACGAGATTAA
- a CDS encoding HAD family hydrolase: MNNYAVIFDMDGVICDTNPYHAQAFEAFFKNYNIQSNEEEFEKHMYGKHNSYIMQYFFKRPIAKNELKDLEFEKEQLFRVIYKEQVSPIKGYLEFLDDLKAHSFKTGVATSAPKENMDLILDALHIRSKMDSLLSSEDVSLHKPHPEVYLKSAENLQVTPAECIVFEDSFSGITAAIQAGMKVIGVLSSHSKDQLPLCDAYITDYSEISANKILELLKKELDS, translated from the coding sequence ATGAATAATTATGCTGTTATTTTCGATATGGATGGGGTAATTTGTGACACGAACCCTTATCATGCTCAGGCCTTTGAGGCTTTTTTTAAAAATTACAATATTCAAAGTAATGAAGAAGAATTTGAGAAACATATGTATGGTAAACATAATAGTTATATCATGCAATATTTTTTCAAACGTCCTATAGCTAAAAATGAATTAAAAGATCTAGAATTTGAAAAGGAGCAACTTTTTAGAGTTATTTATAAAGAACAAGTGTCTCCGATTAAAGGCTATTTAGAATTTTTAGACGATTTGAAAGCACATAGTTTCAAAACTGGAGTAGCTACATCAGCTCCTAAAGAAAATATGGACTTGATTTTAGATGCATTGCATATTCGTTCTAAGATGGATTCTCTCTTAAGTAGTGAAGATGTTTCGTTGCATAAACCACATCCTGAAGTATACTTAAAGTCCGCTGAAAATCTACAGGTAACTCCAGCGGAATGCATCGTTTTTGAAGACTCTTTTTCAGGCATCACTGCCGCTATTCAGGCAGGAATGAAAGTCATTGGCGTACTATCATCACATAGCAAAGACCAATTACCCTTATGCGATGCTTACATTACCGACTATTCAGAAATATCTGCAAATAAAATACTTGAGTTATTAAAAAAAGAGCTTGATTCATAA
- a CDS encoding DUF3857 domain-containing protein, with the protein MRIYLFLLTIISTQVTIAQTNYAVENIPSKLKTRAAATIREEKLSLEILPNNQVVEILNKAITVYNKNGDIYANLPIYYNKNTSIKELKGTVYNEFGLATRKITAKDFNDKSAVDNGTLYADVRVKFYTPQQTEYPYTIEYKYEIRHKQNLALPVWDPSYNENVSVEKSSFELITPKQTQVRINSLNYNNTIEKTETDKGIIQTWKVENLAAQRLESYSPNPLKYAPRVQVVPEKFVYYDKEGSFKDWKEFGLWMNTSLLSGKQNLSPSVKTEVINLTKNVTSPKEKAKLIYEYMQNKTRYISVQIGIGGLEPFPASEVDRLGYGDCKALANYMQNLLSFADIPSYYCIVEAGSMKRDINATFANVLDGNHIILCLPFANDTTWLECTSQTLPFGFLDDFTDDRLVLACTPDGGKILKTPKYTVEDNNQIREAHLKLDDNGNLTGNVSTTFSGTTYSNHYDVILASTPEKPKLLANYYNIDNINFDKIQYTENKSAKPSINEKIDVFIKNYAVKSDGKIIIHPNIFNIRSTLSAIKNRQKEVYINRAFTEIDRIIIDLPQSIKLTIPIEKQVFSCIMGKYEVTNEIKDGKLYFNRKLVINDGTYPAESFIDFVEFHTNINSADRSKFTLPIQ; encoded by the coding sequence ATGAGAATTTATCTTTTTCTATTAACTATTATTTCTACTCAAGTAACCATTGCGCAAACCAATTATGCTGTAGAAAACATACCTTCAAAACTAAAAACTCGTGCGGCAGCCACAATTAGAGAAGAAAAACTTTCATTGGAAATATTACCCAACAATCAAGTTGTAGAAATTCTCAACAAAGCAATAACCGTTTACAATAAGAATGGAGATATTTATGCCAATTTGCCCATCTATTATAATAAGAATACATCGATAAAAGAACTTAAAGGAACTGTTTATAATGAATTTGGTTTAGCCACTAGAAAAATTACTGCAAAAGATTTTAATGATAAAAGTGCAGTCGATAATGGTACATTATATGCAGATGTAAGGGTTAAATTTTATACCCCTCAACAAACTGAATATCCTTATACAATTGAATACAAATATGAAATTCGTCACAAACAAAATCTAGCTTTACCTGTGTGGGATCCGTCATACAATGAAAACGTATCCGTAGAAAAAAGCTCTTTTGAATTAATAACACCTAAACAAACTCAAGTTCGAATAAATAGCCTTAATTACAATAATACAATTGAGAAAACAGAGACTGATAAAGGAATAATTCAAACCTGGAAAGTTGAGAATCTGGCGGCCCAAAGATTAGAATCTTATTCCCCTAACCCGTTAAAATATGCTCCAAGGGTTCAAGTCGTTCCAGAGAAATTTGTTTATTACGACAAAGAAGGTAGTTTTAAAGACTGGAAAGAATTTGGTTTATGGATGAATACCAGCTTACTCAGTGGTAAACAAAATTTATCTCCTTCTGTCAAAACTGAAGTTATAAATTTGACTAAAAATGTGACTTCACCAAAAGAAAAGGCAAAATTAATCTATGAATATATGCAAAATAAGACACGCTATATCAGTGTTCAAATTGGCATAGGAGGATTAGAGCCTTTTCCTGCATCAGAAGTCGATCGTTTAGGATATGGTGATTGTAAAGCATTAGCCAATTATATGCAGAATCTATTATCATTTGCTGATATTCCTTCCTATTATTGTATCGTTGAAGCTGGTAGTATGAAACGTGATATCAATGCAACATTTGCTAATGTATTGGACGGTAATCATATTATCCTTTGTCTTCCATTCGCCAATGACACAACATGGCTAGAGTGTACAAGTCAAACTTTACCTTTTGGCTTTTTAGATGATTTTACTGACGATCGTCTTGTATTAGCGTGCACTCCTGATGGAGGCAAGATCCTGAAAACCCCTAAATATACTGTCGAAGATAATAATCAAATACGCGAAGCACATTTGAAACTCGATGATAATGGCAATTTAACGGGAAATGTATCAACAACCTTTTCTGGTACAACCTACAGTAATCATTATGATGTTATCTTAGCGTCAACACCAGAAAAACCGAAGTTGCTTGCCAATTATTATAATATTGATAATATCAATTTCGATAAAATTCAATATACCGAAAACAAATCGGCAAAACCCTCCATTAATGAAAAAATAGATGTTTTTATTAAAAACTATGCAGTAAAATCCGATGGAAAAATAATCATACATCCGAATATTTTTAATATACGATCAACACTTAGCGCAATAAAAAATAGACAAAAAGAAGTATATATCAATCGAGCATTTACGGAGATAGATCGTATTATAATCGATCTCCCACAATCGATAAAACTTACCATTCCAATAGAAAAACAAGTATTTTCTTGTATAATGGGGAAATATGAAGTAACAAATGAGATTAAAGATGGAAAACTGTACTTCAACAGAAAATTAGTTATTAATGATGGAACATATCCTGCGGAATCTTTTATTGATTTTGTAGAGTTTCATACGAATATAAATAGTGCTGATCGAAGCAAATTTACGTTACCTATACAATAA
- a CDS encoding transglutaminase domain-containing protein → MIRQIFTIFLTFFLFSKTYSQEFEFGKITYDDLNFDRNVIDSNANAVVLREEGRSSFVVDDYTNQPRLIHEYHVVIKIFNKEGFDKANFVVPTSKYSSQSEDYFTSVKGTTYNLENGKIIRTDLDKSKVFKEKKSENINLNKFTLPNIKEGSIIEVTYTINYYNYFNFKTWVFQDDIPKVASKYIAVIPASFDYNVVLRGFYKLTDQKSERLADCIFLGGARMDCSKLIYTMQNIPAFIEEDYMTAANNFKSAIYYELASIRYPNGNIKNFSKEWKDVDIELMNEKTFGGQIKNKELFKDIIPQITATANDNYTKAKLLYNYIAKQIKWNHYIGKYAQEGIEDALKKRSGNVADINLALIAALQAASIEAYPVILSTRDNGFPNPKFPVLSDFDYVIVLAKINGQDFLLDASEPLSPFGSIPIRCMNERGRVIYSKKSSEWIPLKSALTSITLYSFKGEITEQGHLKGNLEINYSGNKALNKRQEMKSFNSLEEYNEKMDEKLEKFNLKNHEIFNLDSIDNILIERFDIDVALPKNDQANYWILNPTLIDKTTKNPFNLMERTYPVDLGFLTQENYQVEIKIPETLEIADLPKKIALTLPEGSAKYRYMASFENGSFIFSQNTAFNKPIYDVDEYFHLKELLSKKIQQQKIDFKIQSK, encoded by the coding sequence ATGATACGCCAAATATTTACTATATTTTTAACATTTTTTCTATTTTCAAAAACTTATTCTCAAGAATTTGAGTTTGGTAAAATCACATATGATGATCTTAATTTTGATCGCAATGTGATTGATAGTAATGCTAATGCTGTAGTCCTTCGTGAAGAGGGAAGATCTAGCTTTGTTGTGGATGATTATACCAACCAACCGCGCTTAATACATGAATATCATGTTGTTATTAAAATTTTTAATAAAGAAGGTTTTGATAAAGCTAATTTTGTCGTTCCAACCAGTAAATACAGTAGTCAGAGTGAAGATTATTTTACCAGTGTAAAAGGGACAACATACAATCTAGAAAATGGCAAAATCATCCGTACTGATCTAGATAAGTCTAAAGTATTTAAAGAAAAAAAATCTGAAAACATAAATCTCAATAAGTTCACACTACCCAATATTAAAGAAGGATCTATTATAGAAGTTACTTACACCATTAATTATTACAATTATTTCAATTTCAAAACTTGGGTATTTCAAGATGATATCCCAAAAGTAGCTAGTAAGTATATTGCAGTCATACCCGCTTCTTTTGATTATAATGTTGTGCTGAGAGGTTTTTATAAACTTACAGATCAAAAATCCGAACGTTTAGCAGATTGTATCTTCCTTGGTGGAGCTCGAATGGATTGTTCTAAGTTAATCTATACGATGCAAAATATCCCTGCCTTTATAGAAGAAGATTACATGACTGCCGCTAATAATTTCAAATCTGCAATTTATTATGAGTTGGCTTCTATCAGATATCCCAATGGAAATATTAAGAATTTTTCAAAAGAATGGAAAGATGTTGATATAGAATTAATGAATGAAAAAACATTTGGAGGTCAAATAAAAAATAAAGAATTATTCAAAGACATAATTCCTCAAATCACGGCTACTGCAAATGATAATTATACGAAGGCAAAATTGCTTTACAATTATATTGCGAAACAAATCAAATGGAACCACTACATTGGTAAGTATGCACAAGAAGGAATAGAAGATGCTTTAAAGAAACGATCAGGTAATGTAGCTGATATTAACTTAGCGCTAATTGCAGCTCTCCAGGCAGCTTCTATTGAAGCATATCCTGTCATTCTATCTACGCGTGATAATGGGTTTCCAAATCCTAAATTCCCAGTACTTTCAGATTTTGACTATGTCATTGTCCTTGCAAAAATTAATGGACAAGATTTTCTCTTAGATGCATCTGAACCACTATCTCCTTTCGGTTCCATTCCCATTCGTTGTATGAATGAAAGAGGACGTGTTATTTATTCCAAAAAATCTTCTGAGTGGATACCACTTAAAAGTGCACTGACCTCGATTACTCTTTATAGCTTTAAAGGTGAAATCACAGAGCAAGGACATTTAAAAGGAAATTTAGAAATTAACTATTCAGGAAATAAAGCATTGAATAAAAGGCAAGAAATGAAATCTTTCAATAGCTTAGAAGAGTACAATGAAAAAATGGATGAAAAGCTAGAAAAATTCAATTTAAAAAATCATGAAATATTCAATTTGGATAGTATAGATAATATATTAATCGAAAGGTTTGATATTGATGTGGCTCTTCCTAAAAATGACCAAGCAAATTATTGGATTCTTAATCCAACTTTGATTGACAAAACGACCAAAAATCCTTTTAATTTAATGGAGCGTACCTATCCAGTAGATCTAGGTTTTTTAACGCAAGAAAATTATCAAGTTGAAATTAAAATTCCCGAAACACTTGAAATAGCTGATTTACCAAAGAAAATAGCATTAACATTACCCGAAGGATCCGCAAAATATAGATATATGGCTTCCTTTGAAAATGGTTCTTTTATATTTTCTCAAAATACAGCTTTCAACAAACCTATATACGATGTGGATGAATATTTTCACTTGAAAGAACTCCTATCAAAAAAAATACAACAACAAAAAATTGATTTTAAGATCCAATCAAAATAA